A genomic segment from Nodularia sphaerocarpa UHCC 0038 encodes:
- a CDS encoding pentapeptide repeat-containing protein → MDAKELIRLYNSGQRYFPAANLVRVKLIAAYLPGINLWGADLTGANLAQAKLWGADLSQANLANANLTRANLSGVKFNEANLRGAKLNLAKFYGADFTGAYYDESTRFSRGFDPKSRNMQKF, encoded by the coding sequence ATGGATGCCAAAGAATTAATCCGACTTTATAACTCAGGACAGAGGTATTTTCCCGCCGCCAACCTCGTCCGAGTCAAGCTAATTGCAGCCTACTTACCTGGAATCAACTTGTGGGGAGCCGATTTAACTGGAGCTAACCTAGCTCAAGCCAAACTCTGGGGAGCCGACTTAAGTCAAGCTAACCTAGCCAATGCGAACTTAACTAGAGCTAACTTGTCTGGCGTTAAATTTAATGAGGCTAATCTTCGGGGAGCGAAACTCAATTTAGCCAAGTTTTATGGTGCTGACTTCACCGGGGCTTACTATGATGAAAGCACCCGGTTTTCTCGAGGTTTCGACCCCAAAAGTAGAAATATGCAGAAATTTTAA
- a CDS encoding VOC family protein codes for MTDGKDTAIAGIYEVCIGVPDPIFAIQYWEQFGYRIGQVGELPADAAYQLYGVNSGVRSIRLYHQNADHGLIRLMVWQKPTNQGLGLASMKVKGNRWATTLTADIFTILNHAENAKAGSWAIRYSNPHWEVIYNKERKSRPFTDPAVGVREMLLLQPLTRQVVFQRFGYTLPDYGQINHNAAFKTSQFTHAGIIVQDDSKQILKFYEEVLGLLRVRDDVETSYESSPAGREMFDLKPGEKFIVTAFDDPRSSQTDLTAARSGRLYIIRFPEAMKLESRFEASQPGCLGISVYTYRVRDIQGYCDRIKASTVLKYTNIVENEFREKSFSFVAPDSYFWNLVAG; via the coding sequence ATGACTGATGGGAAAGACACTGCAATTGCAGGTATATATGAAGTATGTATTGGCGTTCCAGATCCAATTTTTGCAATTCAATATTGGGAGCAATTTGGCTATCGCATCGGACAAGTGGGGGAATTACCAGCAGATGCAGCTTATCAATTATATGGAGTTAATTCTGGTGTACGTTCGATTCGCCTTTATCACCAAAATGCAGATCATGGTTTAATTAGGTTGATGGTTTGGCAAAAGCCCACGAATCAGGGATTAGGGTTAGCATCGATGAAAGTGAAGGGAAATCGCTGGGCGACAACTTTAACTGCTGACATTTTCACCATTTTAAATCATGCGGAGAATGCAAAAGCCGGAAGTTGGGCGATTAGATATAGCAATCCGCACTGGGAAGTCATCTACAACAAAGAGCGAAAAAGCCGACCTTTTACAGATCCTGCTGTGGGAGTGCGAGAAATGTTATTACTGCAACCCTTAACTCGACAAGTTGTATTTCAAAGGTTTGGCTATACACTACCAGATTACGGACAAATCAACCATAATGCTGCTTTCAAAACTAGCCAGTTTACCCATGCGGGGATAATTGTGCAGGATGATAGTAAGCAAATCCTGAAATTTTATGAAGAAGTTTTAGGTTTATTGCGTGTACGCGATGATGTAGAAACTAGCTATGAATCTTCACCCGCAGGTCGAGAAATGTTTGACCTCAAACCGGGTGAGAAGTTTATTGTCACAGCCTTTGATGACCCTCGTTCCTCCCAGACAGACTTAACGGCGGCGCGGAGTGGTAGACTTTACATCATTAGATTTCCAGAAGCGATGAAATTAGAATCGCGCTTTGAAGCATCACAACCGGGCTGCTTAGGAATTTCAGTTTATACATACCGTGTGCGTGATATACAGGGATATTGCGATCGCATAAAAGCCAGTACAGTCCTGAAATATACTAACATCGTCGAAAATGAGTTTAGAGAGAAAAGTTTTTCCTTTGTCGCACCAGATAGCTACTTCTGGAATTTAGTAGCAGGTTGA
- a CDS encoding CHASE2 domain-containing protein — MMNGILKQIRGAFAKDKTYRDTSAHKHWLQVIFVTSLGVTVLVWGVRELKWLQPWELKAYDQMLRSRPAEPPDPRILLVEITQEDLAREEWPLSDAKINQLLLKLESHKPNVIGLHFNRANQENLADNLQNQENIISTCLFSSIDRPEIPPPPNFSEDNLGFKDLIPDYESDKIIRRSLLFANSEDSKCTTPFSFAARLAVNYLEKLGFSIDFPDKYNFSIGKTLFSTLKANSGSYKRMDAAGYQILLNYRHTERIAQKVNLTQVLNNQFHPDLVKDKLVIIGTTAPSVNPGLSTPYNAAPDQPSRTPAVLIHAQIASQILSTVLDGRPLIWYWSEGVEILWLCGWSTIGTIVGWRLRHPLLLLVVVGASLAGLVVICTVVFFQAGWIPVIPPALCLIISGVSMMIYTSYKNQQQTKIILLQIEQQQEAIAQLNILLQDTTTTAIRDLHIHTTPTPIIPEKRTGDLLLGGRYQISQILGSGGFGRTYIAKDTQRPGNPLCVVKQLMPARRDTKFLEVARRLFNTEAEILELLGKHPQIPELLAYFEENKQFYLIQEYIAGHTLNEELPPVQIVQNESFVIDMLKGVLEVLVFVHEHRIIHRDIKPTNIIRRTEDHRLVLIDFGAVKLMQPPNSQETELATVAIGTRGYAPPEQFVGHPRLSSDIYALGIIGIQAITGIPPQELQPDLDTGNIMWRKKAEVSDELAEILDKMVRYHFSDRYQTAAEVMQDLNHLTNSTSATSYKLSSILKS, encoded by the coding sequence GTGATGAATGGAATATTAAAACAGATCCGAGGCGCGTTTGCCAAAGACAAGACTTACCGTGATACTTCTGCCCACAAGCACTGGTTACAAGTGATTTTTGTCACTAGCCTGGGAGTGACGGTTTTGGTATGGGGAGTGAGGGAATTGAAATGGTTACAGCCTTGGGAATTAAAAGCTTATGATCAAATGTTGCGATCGCGTCCTGCGGAACCACCTGATCCCCGCATATTATTAGTAGAAATTACTCAAGAGGATCTAGCACGAGAGGAATGGCCTTTATCAGATGCCAAAATCAATCAACTATTGCTCAAACTAGAATCTCACAAACCCAATGTTATCGGTCTTCATTTTAACCGAGCCAATCAGGAAAATTTGGCAGACAATCTTCAGAATCAAGAAAATATTATTAGCACTTGCTTATTCAGTAGCATAGACAGACCAGAAATTCCCCCACCACCTAATTTTTCTGAAGATAATTTAGGCTTTAAAGATTTAATTCCTGATTACGAATCAGACAAAATTATCCGCCGCAGTTTATTATTTGCCAACTCGGAAGATAGTAAATGTACAACTCCTTTCTCATTTGCTGCTAGATTGGCAGTTAACTATCTAGAAAAATTGGGTTTTTCCATCGATTTTCCTGATAAATATAATTTCTCTATAGGTAAAACTCTCTTTTCTACCCTCAAAGCCAATTCCGGTAGTTATAAAAGAATGGATGCGGCTGGATACCAAATACTATTGAATTATCGCCATACTGAGCGGATAGCACAAAAAGTTAATCTTACACAAGTTCTTAACAATCAATTCCACCCGGATTTAGTTAAAGATAAATTAGTAATTATCGGCACAACTGCACCTAGTGTTAACCCAGGCTTAAGTACACCTTATAATGCTGCACCTGACCAACCATCTAGAACACCTGCTGTCTTGATTCATGCCCAGATAGCTAGTCAAATTCTCAGTACAGTGCTGGATGGACGACCCCTAATTTGGTACTGGTCTGAAGGGGTGGAAATCCTGTGGCTGTGTGGCTGGTCAACCATAGGTACTATTGTCGGGTGGCGACTGCGACATCCTTTGTTGTTGCTAGTCGTGGTAGGTGCAAGTTTAGCTGGCTTGGTGGTAATTTGCACAGTAGTATTTTTCCAAGCTGGTTGGATACCTGTTATCCCCCCAGCCTTATGTTTAATTATCAGTGGTGTGAGTATGATGATTTATACCAGCTACAAAAATCAGCAGCAAACAAAGATCATACTGTTACAAATTGAACAACAACAAGAAGCAATTGCACAGTTAAATATTCTTTTACAAGATACTACAACTACGGCAATTCGTGACTTACATATTCACACTACACCGACACCGATCATCCCAGAAAAGAGAACTGGTGATTTACTTTTGGGTGGACGTTACCAAATATCACAAATTTTAGGATCTGGGGGATTTGGGCGGACTTATATAGCAAAAGATACTCAACGTCCGGGTAATCCTCTCTGTGTAGTAAAGCAATTAATGCCGGCTCGTCGGGATACGAAATTTTTGGAAGTAGCGAGAAGATTATTTAATACTGAAGCGGAAATTTTAGAATTGTTGGGAAAACATCCACAAATTCCGGAACTGCTTGCTTATTTTGAAGAAAATAAACAGTTTTATTTAATCCAAGAATACATTGCTGGACATACTCTAAATGAAGAATTACCACCTGTGCAGATTGTACAGAATGAATCTTTTGTAATTGATATGCTCAAGGGTGTTCTAGAAGTACTGGTATTTGTGCATGAGCATCGGATAATTCATCGGGACATTAAACCAACGAATATTATTAGACGCACTGAAGATCATCGGCTGGTATTAATTGACTTTGGTGCAGTCAAGTTGATGCAACCTCCAAATAGCCAGGAAACAGAGTTAGCAACTGTCGCTATTGGGACAAGGGGTTATGCACCACCAGAGCAATTTGTCGGTCATCCCCGCTTGTCTAGTGATATTTACGCTTTGGGAATCATCGGGATTCAAGCTATTACTGGAATACCACCCCAAGAACTGCAACCAGATTTAGATACAGGTAATATTATGTGGAGGAAAAAAGCCGAAGTTAGTGACGAATTAGCAGAAATTTTAGATAAAATGGTACGCTATCATTTTAGCGATCGCTATCAAACCGCAGCAGAGGTTATGCAAGATTTAAATCACCTGACTAATTCCACATCTGCAACTTCTTATAAACTTTCTTCGATCCTCAAATCCTAG
- a CDS encoding alkene reductase, translated as MTINSTDLFSSVQLGPYTLPNRIVMAPMTRNRAGEGNIPTAINAKYYAQRATAGLIVTEATQVSPQGVGYPATPGIHSPEQIEGWRQVTDAVHSLGGRIFLQLWHVGRISHPSLQPDGALPVAPSAIAPLGDAMTYTGSQPFVTPRALETDEIAGVVDQFLQGAKNAQAAGFDGVEIHGAFGYLLDQFLQDGANQRSDRYGGYIENRARFLLEVTEAVCSVWGGNRVGIKLSPSNTYNDIRDSNPKATFSYVIDQLNQFGLGYVHLMEPTPADIRHGGTPIPAAYFRAIYQGTLIFNGGYDKEKANSAILSGHADLVSFGTLYIANPDLPERFRLDTALNEPDSSTFYGGDEKGYIDYSFLNPSKIA; from the coding sequence ATGACTATAAATAGCACCGATTTATTTTCTTCCGTCCAACTAGGCCCCTACACACTCCCTAACCGAATTGTCATGGCTCCGATGACCCGCAATCGTGCTGGTGAGGGAAATATCCCCACAGCAATCAATGCCAAATATTACGCTCAACGAGCCACGGCGGGATTGATTGTGACTGAAGCTACACAAGTTTCACCGCAAGGAGTGGGCTATCCTGCAACGCCTGGGATTCATTCCCCAGAACAGATTGAGGGATGGCGACAGGTAACAGATGCTGTGCATAGTTTAGGGGGACGTATATTTTTACAGTTATGGCACGTAGGGCGAATTTCTCACCCCTCTTTGCAACCAGATGGCGCACTACCAGTAGCTCCTTCGGCGATCGCTCCTCTGGGTGATGCCATGACTTATACTGGTTCTCAACCCTTTGTTACCCCTCGTGCTTTAGAAACCGACGAAATTGCCGGTGTAGTTGACCAATTTCTTCAGGGAGCCAAAAATGCCCAAGCTGCTGGCTTTGATGGTGTGGAGATTCATGGAGCCTTTGGATATTTGCTCGATCAATTTCTCCAAGATGGTGCAAATCAACGTAGCGATCGCTATGGTGGATATATCGAAAATCGAGCGCGATTCCTCCTGGAAGTTACGGAGGCTGTGTGTAGCGTTTGGGGTGGAAATCGTGTAGGAATCAAGCTTTCGCCCAGCAACACCTATAACGATATTCGTGACTCAAATCCCAAAGCCACATTTAGCTATGTAATTGATCAACTCAACCAATTTGGGCTAGGGTATGTTCACTTAATGGAACCCACGCCAGCAGATATCCGGCATGGTGGCACACCAATTCCGGCTGCTTACTTCCGGGCTATTTATCAAGGAACCCTAATTTTCAATGGTGGTTATGACAAAGAAAAAGCTAATAGTGCGATCTTATCTGGTCATGCTGACTTAGTTTCTTTCGGCACATTATATATAGCCAATCCAGATTTACCAGAACGTTTTCGCTTAGATACAGCCTTAAATGAACCTGACAGCAGCACCTTCTACGGAGGCGACGAGAAGGGCTATATTGACTATTCCTTCCTCAACCCCTCAAAAATTGCTTAA
- a CDS encoding class I SAM-dependent methyltransferase, which yields MSDILSKLTYQTFQQGKSYFGLVHKTLSSRLMNLIHPTLGQRGKPIPREVLFKLQQKMNQLLETDWEDAQKGVYPESLLFDNPWSDFFRYYPLVCLDLPQIWERSEQKKYQEFSPEIQTDGYPSYYLQNFHHQINGYLSENSANLYDLQVEILFNGTADPMRRRILAPLKEGLKAFDAVAPRQVRVLDVACGTGRTLKMIRAALPQASLYGTDLSPAYLRKANQQLSEIPGELPQLLQANAEELPYLNDYFHAVTSVFLFHELPAKVRQTVIEQCFRVTKPGGVFVICDSIQLSDSPEFAVSMDSFPELFHEPYYRDYTHDDLVERLEKAGFENIEIQVNFMSKYFIAHKPA from the coding sequence ATGTCTGACATTTTAAGCAAGCTGACTTATCAGACCTTTCAACAAGGCAAAAGTTACTTTGGTCTGGTTCACAAAACTTTAAGTTCACGGCTGATGAATCTCATTCATCCGACTCTAGGGCAGAGAGGTAAACCCATTCCTAGGGAGGTTTTGTTCAAACTTCAACAAAAAATGAATCAGTTGCTAGAAACAGACTGGGAGGATGCCCAAAAAGGGGTATATCCCGAAAGCTTACTGTTTGACAACCCTTGGTCAGATTTTTTCCGCTACTATCCCCTGGTATGCCTAGACCTACCTCAAATCTGGGAACGGTCTGAACAAAAAAAATATCAAGAATTTTCGCCGGAAATACAGACAGATGGTTATCCCAGCTATTATTTGCAGAATTTCCATCACCAAATTAATGGCTATTTGAGCGAAAATTCAGCCAATTTATATGATTTACAGGTAGAAATTCTCTTTAATGGCACAGCTGACCCGATGCGGCGGCGGATTCTTGCGCCTCTCAAGGAAGGGCTGAAGGCTTTTGATGCTGTTGCGCCACGACAGGTTCGTGTTTTAGATGTTGCTTGTGGTACTGGCCGAACACTGAAGATGATTCGGGCTGCTTTACCTCAAGCATCTCTGTATGGTACGGATTTATCACCAGCTTATTTGCGTAAGGCAAATCAACAATTATCGGAAATTCCCGGAGAGTTACCGCAACTGTTACAAGCTAATGCGGAAGAGTTACCTTACTTAAATGACTATTTTCATGCGGTGACATCTGTGTTTCTCTTCCATGAGTTACCAGCAAAAGTGCGGCAAACAGTGATTGAACAATGCTTCCGAGTCACAAAGCCGGGGGGAGTATTTGTAATTTGTGATTCAATTCAACTGAGTGATTCCCCGGAATTTGCTGTGTCGATGGATTCTTTTCCAGAACTCTTTCATGAACCCTACTATAGAGATTATACTCATGATGACTTGGTAGAACGTCTAGAAAAAGCGGGTTTTGAGAATATAGAGATACAAGTTAATTTTATGAGTAAGTATTTTATTGCTCATAAGCCAGCTTAA
- the glnA gene encoding type I glutamate--ammonia ligase, producing the protein MTTAKEVLKLIQDQKIQMIDLKFIDTPGTWQHLTLYQDQIDESSFSDGVPFDGSSIRGWKNINESDMMMVLDPNTAWIDPFMKEPTLSIICSIKEPRTGEWYNRCPRVIAQRAIDYLVSSGLGDTAFFGPEAEFFIFDDVRFDQNAHEGYYHVDSVEGAWNSGKKEGPNLGYKTRFKEGYFPVSPADSFQDIRTEMLLTMKDCGVPIEKQHHEVATGGQCELGFRFGKLIEAADWLMTYKYVIKNVAKKYGKTVTFMPKPIFGDNGSGMHCHQSIWRDGKPLFAGDKYAGMSDMGLYYIGGILKHAPALLAITNPTTNSYKRLVPGYEAPVNLAYSQGNRSASVRIPLSGDNPKAKRLEFRCPDATANPYLAFAAMLCAGIDGIKNKIHPGEPLDKNIYELSPEELAKVPSTPGSLELALEALENDHAFLTESGVFSEDFIQNWIDYKLANDVKQMQMRPHPYEFYLYYDC; encoded by the coding sequence ATGACGACCGCAAAAGAAGTCCTGAAATTGATTCAAGACCAAAAAATTCAGATGATTGATCTGAAATTCATCGATACACCAGGAACTTGGCAGCATCTCACCTTGTACCAAGACCAAATCGATGAAAGTTCCTTCTCTGATGGCGTACCTTTCGACGGTTCCAGCATTCGCGGTTGGAAAAACATCAACGAATCTGACATGATGATGGTACTCGATCCCAACACTGCTTGGATCGACCCCTTCATGAAAGAGCCAACCTTAAGTATAATTTGTAGTATTAAAGAACCCCGCACAGGTGAATGGTACAACCGTTGTCCTCGTGTTATTGCCCAACGCGCAATAGACTACCTAGTTTCTAGTGGTCTTGGAGATACAGCGTTCTTTGGTCCTGAAGCAGAATTCTTTATCTTTGATGATGTCCGCTTTGACCAAAATGCCCATGAAGGCTACTACCATGTAGACTCTGTAGAAGGTGCTTGGAATTCTGGTAAGAAAGAAGGCCCCAACCTGGGTTACAAAACACGCTTCAAAGAAGGCTACTTCCCAGTATCGCCTGCGGATAGCTTCCAAGATATCCGTACCGAAATGCTGCTGACAATGAAAGATTGCGGCGTACCCATTGAAAAACAACACCACGAAGTTGCTACTGGTGGTCAGTGCGAACTGGGTTTCCGCTTTGGTAAATTAATTGAAGCTGCTGACTGGCTGATGACTTACAAATATGTCATCAAGAACGTTGCCAAGAAATACGGCAAAACTGTAACCTTTATGCCAAAGCCGATTTTTGGCGATAACGGTTCAGGTATGCACTGTCACCAGTCCATCTGGAGAGATGGCAAACCTCTCTTTGCAGGTGATAAGTATGCTGGTATGAGTGACATGGGACTATACTACATTGGTGGTATCCTCAAGCACGCACCAGCACTTTTGGCCATCACCAACCCCACAACTAACTCTTACAAACGCCTAGTACCTGGTTACGAAGCACCCGTGAACTTGGCTTACTCTCAAGGTAACCGTTCTGCTTCTGTGCGGATTCCTTTATCTGGCGATAACCCCAAAGCCAAGCGCTTAGAGTTCCGTTGTCCTGATGCGACTGCTAACCCATACTTAGCATTTGCAGCCATGCTGTGTGCTGGTATTGATGGTATCAAGAACAAAATCCATCCTGGTGAACCTTTAGATAAAAATATCTATGAACTTTCTCCAGAAGAACTGGCGAAGGTTCCTTCAACACCGGGTTCTCTAGAATTGGCTTTGGAAGCACTAGAAAATGATCATGCTTTCTTGACAGAATCAGGCGTGTTCTCAGAAGACTTCATCCAAAACTGGATTGACTACAAACTGGCTAACGACGTTAAGCAAATGCAGATGCGTCCTCACCCTTATGAGTTTTATCTCTATTACGATTGCTAA
- the apcB gene encoding allophycocyanin subunit beta — MRDAVTSLIKNYDVAGRYFDRNAIDSLKSYFDSGTARVKAAAAINSNAAALVKQASVKLFEEQPELIRPGGNAYTTRRYAACLRDMDYYLRYATYALVAGNMNVLDERVLQGLRETYNSLGVPISPTVYGIQILKDMVKAQVAAAGIADTAFVDEPFDYMTRELSEKDI, encoded by the coding sequence ATGCGCGATGCAGTTACAAGCTTGATTAAGAATTATGACGTTGCTGGACGTTATTTTGACCGGAATGCGATTGACAGCCTGAAAAGTTATTTTGACAGTGGTACAGCACGGGTAAAAGCGGCGGCGGCGATTAATTCTAATGCAGCTGCGCTGGTAAAACAGGCCAGTGTTAAGTTATTTGAAGAACAGCCTGAGTTGATTCGTCCTGGCGGTAATGCCTACACAACTCGTCGTTATGCGGCTTGTCTCCGGGATATGGATTATTACCTCCGCTATGCTACTTATGCTTTGGTGGCGGGTAATATGAATGTGTTGGATGAGCGTGTACTCCAAGGGTTGCGGGAAACTTATAATTCTTTGGGTGTACCTATTAGCCCTACGGTTTATGGTATCCAGATTCTCAAGGATATGGTGAAGGCACAAGTTGCAGCCGCAGGTATTGCTGATACTGCTTTTGTTGATGAACCTTTTGATTATATGACTCGTGAGTTGAGCGAGAAGGATATTTAG
- a CDS encoding DUF29 family protein: MEELLTLKDLLIKGDVTGALVIVEELAEMSRNEIIKTIRSYAVILLLHLIKQKAEHRSTRSWEVSIRNSVREIQRENKRRKAGGYYLTRSELWETLEEAYLNAIDQASLEVEEGRYQPEELEKLVNREEIIHFALDLILPGESS, translated from the coding sequence ATGGAAGAATTACTAACGCTGAAAGACTTACTCATTAAAGGCGATGTTACGGGAGCGTTGGTTATCGTGGAAGAATTGGCAGAAATGAGCCGAAATGAAATTATTAAAACGATTCGTAGTTATGCGGTGATTCTTTTGTTACATTTAATTAAACAAAAGGCGGAACATCGCAGCACTCGCTCTTGGGAAGTGTCTATTCGCAATTCTGTTCGGGAAATTCAGCGAGAAAATAAGCGCCGTAAAGCTGGAGGTTATTACCTCACGCGGTCAGAATTATGGGAAACTTTAGAAGAAGCTTATTTAAATGCTATTGATCAGGCTTCTTTGGAAGTGGAAGAAGGTCGTTATCAGCCAGAAGAATTAGAGAAGTTGGTAAATCGGGAAGAAATTATTCATTTTGCTTTAGATTTGATATTACCAGGAGAGTCAAGTTAA
- a CDS encoding TlyA family RNA methyltransferase, protein MVKQRLDTLLVDLNLCPSRALAQRLIQAGEVTVNQQVVDKAGTEVDIAAQIKIKERSRFVSRGGEKLIKALDAFPISTTGRICLDGGISTGGFTDCLLQAGAKQVYGIDVGYGQVDWGLRNDPRVILRERTNLRNLTPEDLYAEGDEIPDLAVVDVSFISLTKILPALWRLTKSPRDAVLLVKPQFEVGKSRVGKKGVVRDPRDQADAIFQVLQVACQLGWLYKGLTWSPITGPAGNIEYLLWLGMESDSPPPDLEAIKHQTQSAIANLA, encoded by the coding sequence TTGGTGAAGCAGCGACTCGATACACTTTTAGTAGATTTAAATTTATGTCCTTCTCGCGCCTTAGCACAGCGCTTAATTCAGGCGGGGGAGGTGACTGTTAATCAGCAGGTGGTGGATAAGGCTGGGACGGAAGTTGATATTGCGGCTCAAATTAAGATTAAAGAGCGATCGCGCTTTGTGTCTCGCGGTGGTGAGAAACTGATAAAGGCTTTGGATGCTTTCCCTATCTCCACAACTGGACGTATTTGTTTAGATGGGGGAATTTCTACGGGCGGTTTTACTGATTGTTTGCTACAAGCTGGAGCAAAACAAGTTTACGGTATTGATGTGGGTTATGGACAAGTTGACTGGGGTTTAAGAAATGATCCACGGGTGATTTTAAGAGAACGTACTAATTTACGCAATCTCACACCCGAAGATTTGTATGCTGAAGGTGACGAAATACCTGATTTGGCGGTGGTGGATGTATCGTTTATTTCCTTAACTAAGATTTTGCCGGCTTTGTGGCGATTAACGAAGTCTCCCAGGGATGCAGTATTGCTAGTTAAGCCACAGTTTGAGGTGGGAAAATCCCGTGTTGGCAAAAAAGGCGTTGTTCGCGATCCTCGTGACCAAGCTGATGCTATTTTCCAAGTTTTGCAGGTGGCTTGTCAATTAGGATGGCTATACAAAGGTTTAACTTGGTCGCCTATTACTGGACCGGCTGGAAATATCGAGTATCTTTTATGGTTAGGAATGGAAAGTGACTCACCACCGCCTGATTTAGAGGCGATTAAGCATCAGACGCAATCCGCAATAGCTAATTTAGCTTAA
- a CDS encoding Calvin cycle protein CP12: MTTTLETVQSAVNSGTKTIDEAILEFIVEARQTCEIDGENSASCAVAWDIVEELQAEKAHQHQAKHRKTALESYCEKNPEAIECLIYDV, encoded by the coding sequence ATGACAACAACCCTAGAAACCGTCCAATCTGCTGTTAACTCCGGGACTAAAACCATTGATGAAGCTATCCTAGAATTTATTGTGGAAGCTCGTCAAACCTGCGAAATAGACGGAGAAAATTCGGCAAGCTGTGCTGTAGCTTGGGATATCGTCGAAGAATTACAAGCAGAAAAAGCGCATCAACACCAAGCAAAACACCGCAAAACAGCTCTAGAAAGCTACTGCGAGAAAAATCCAGAAGCCATAGAATGCTTAATCTACGATGTTTAA
- a CDS encoding GTP-binding protein, with protein sequence MRNLQETHLNRARASLRQALSWYGYLCKSRQFSSNPELLGLLKPELEALNSTLNKLDSNVIRIAAFGLVSRGKSAVLNALLGEKILQTGPLNGVTQWPRSVRWQPGGKVLVELIDTPGLDEIEGETRAKMAREVTRQADLILFVVSGDITRTEYRALLELRKAQKPLILVFNKIDLYPETDRSAIYDNLQQLGAGHPQAQPLLPDEIVMVAAEPAPMEVRVEWTDGRVSYEWETPQPQIEELQETILQILNREGRSLLALNALIQARDAEEAIAQKTMDLRDKEAEDIIWKFTKYKALAVGLNPVPVLDVICGTIADLALIRSLARLYGLPMTSYEASKILKTIFFSSGGLLLGEIGSSVMLGLGKSTAAIASSENPLNITAYAGTAIAQSGIAGYGAYTVGKAAQVYLEKGCTWGQLGASTVIAEILSQVDHNTILYRLQQELGAKYE encoded by the coding sequence GTGCGTAATCTCCAAGAAACTCACTTAAATCGCGCCCGTGCTAGTCTCAGACAAGCGCTATCTTGGTATGGATATCTTTGCAAGTCACGACAGTTTTCCTCAAACCCAGAATTGCTAGGCTTGCTCAAACCGGAATTGGAAGCGTTGAACTCCACACTCAACAAACTAGACTCCAATGTAATTAGAATTGCGGCTTTTGGTTTGGTGAGTCGGGGAAAGTCAGCAGTTTTAAATGCTTTGCTGGGAGAGAAGATTCTCCAAACTGGTCCGTTGAACGGTGTCACTCAATGGCCGCGTTCTGTGCGTTGGCAACCAGGAGGTAAAGTATTAGTAGAGTTAATTGATACTCCTGGCTTAGATGAAATTGAGGGCGAGACAAGGGCGAAAATGGCGCGAGAAGTAACCCGTCAAGCTGATTTGATTTTGTTTGTGGTTTCTGGTGATATTACTCGTACTGAGTATAGGGCGTTGCTGGAATTACGAAAAGCACAAAAGCCACTGATTTTAGTATTTAATAAAATCGATTTGTATCCAGAAACAGACCGTTCGGCGATTTATGACAATTTGCAACAACTAGGCGCAGGTCATCCCCAAGCCCAGCCTTTACTACCAGATGAGATTGTCATGGTGGCGGCGGAACCAGCACCAATGGAAGTGCGGGTAGAGTGGACTGATGGTCGTGTTAGCTATGAATGGGAGACTCCACAGCCCCAAATAGAGGAACTTCAGGAGACAATTTTGCAGATCCTGAATCGGGAAGGGCGATCGCTTCTAGCTTTAAATGCACTAATTCAAGCACGGGATGCAGAAGAAGCGATCGCCCAAAAGACTATGGACTTACGGGATAAAGAAGCTGAAGATATTATTTGGAAATTTACTAAATACAAAGCTTTGGCAGTAGGATTAAATCCTGTACCTGTTTTAGATGTCATCTGTGGAACGATTGCCGACTTAGCCTTGATTCGTTCTCTAGCAAGGTTATATGGTTTACCTATGACTAGCTATGAAGCCAGCAAAATTTTAAAGACGATTTTCTTTAGTTCTGGTGGTTTGCTGTTAGGAGAAATAGGTAGTAGTGTGATGCTAGGTTTAGGTAAAAGTACAGCAGCGATCGCCAGTAGTGAAAATCCTCTGAATATTACTGCTTACGCTGGGACTGCGATCGCCCAATCTGGGATTGCAGGTTATGGTGCTTACACAGTCGGTAAAGCCGCCCAAGTATATTTAGAAAAAGGTTGTACTTGGGGACAATTAGGAGCTAGTACAGTAATTGCAGAAATTTTATCTCAAGTTGACCACAATACAATTCTCTATCGCTTGCAACAAGAATTAGGCGCAAAGTATGAATAA